From Woronichinia naegeliana WA131, the proteins below share one genomic window:
- a CDS encoding HAD family hydrolase — MLRLITDFDGPIMDVSERYYRVYQYCLAQVQRSNQRLSVLSKEDFWQLKRSRIPEREIGQRSGLDDEQSQLFSQLRKATVHTLPYLSYDQPLPGAIATLEKLQALDIDLVVMTMRRVSELDEALERNNLGRFFASDRRYCLSNDYVKTADTKDKPLLMARAMAELFPVQACWMIGDTEADILAAQNQQIPMIAVLSGIRDRQQLEQYQPNFIVNNLKEAVDLVLTMK, encoded by the coding sequence ATGTTGAGACTGATTACCGATTTTGATGGGCCGATTATGGATGTGTCTGAACGGTATTATCGTGTTTATCAGTATTGCCTGGCCCAGGTACAGCGTTCGAACCAAAGGCTCTCAGTGTTATCAAAGGAAGACTTTTGGCAATTAAAACGGAGCCGTATCCCAGAACGGGAAATCGGTCAACGCTCTGGCCTTGACGACGAACAATCCCAGCTTTTTTCCCAGTTACGGAAAGCCACGGTTCATACCCTGCCCTATTTAAGTTATGACCAACCCCTGCCAGGAGCGATCGCTACCCTGGAAAAATTACAAGCTCTAGACATTGATCTGGTGGTGATGACCATGCGCCGTGTCAGCGAATTGGATGAAGCCCTTGAACGAAATAATTTAGGACGTTTTTTTGCCAGCGATCGCCGTTATTGTCTGAGTAATGATTATGTTAAAACGGCTGACACTAAGGACAAACCGCTTTTGATGGCCAGAGCGATGGCCGAACTTTTCCCTGTCCAAGCCTGTTGGATGATTGGGGATACAGAAGCCGATATTCTGGCCGCGCAAAACCAACAGATTCCCATGATTGCAGTGCTTTCCGGTATCCGCGATCGCCAGCAACTAGAACAATACCAACCCAACTTCATCGTTAACAATCTGAAGGAAGCCGTTGATTTGGTACTAACCATGAAGTAA
- the psb29 gene encoding photosystem II biogenesis protein Psp29: MAKIRTVSEAKRAFYDQYRRPINSIYRRFVEELLVEIHLLTVNVDFRYDPVFALGVVTAFDRFMKGYQPEEDKASIFTALIQAIAGNPNQYQQDAQAILQSGQTLSFTDLADQLAQNQTTESEHHLLGQTLNRIRQTTNFKYSRAFAIGLYTLITESDSECKNSEEKRNLLLNQLAVTLNCSEDKLQKDLDLYRSNLDKVDQLLTVLEDVAEAERKKREKLVQASSPSDSASTP, encoded by the coding sequence GTGGCTAAAATTCGTACCGTTTCAGAAGCAAAGCGAGCCTTCTACGACCAGTATCGTCGTCCGATCAATTCGATCTATCGGCGGTTTGTGGAAGAATTACTAGTAGAGATCCATTTATTGACGGTAAATGTTGATTTTCGCTATGACCCTGTCTTTGCCCTTGGGGTTGTCACAGCCTTCGACCGTTTTATGAAGGGGTATCAACCGGAAGAAGATAAAGCCTCCATTTTTACTGCCTTAATTCAAGCGATCGCTGGCAATCCCAACCAATATCAACAGGATGCCCAAGCGATCCTTCAGAGTGGCCAAACGCTTTCCTTTACGGACCTAGCCGATCAGTTAGCCCAAAATCAGACGACGGAATCAGAGCATCATCTTTTAGGACAAACGCTGAATCGGATTCGTCAAACCACCAATTTCAAGTACAGTCGTGCCTTTGCGATCGGACTTTATACCCTGATCACCGAATCAGATAGTGAATGCAAAAATTCTGAAGAAAAACGGAATCTGCTCCTTAATCAGTTGGCCGTAACCCTAAACTGTTCAGAAGATAAACTGCAAAAAGATTTGGACCTTTATCGCAGCAATTTGGACAAGGTAGATCAACTCCTCACGGTTTTGGAAGATGTGGCGGAAGCGGAGCGCAAAAAACGAGAAAAACTTGTCCAGGCTTCCAGTCCTTCAGATTCGGCTTCTACTCCCTAG
- a CDS encoding acyl-CoA thioesterase has protein sequence MTYARTLRLGDTDAAGVVYFASLLSICHEAYEFALEQENIPLQTFLSRSEIILPIVHAEIDFFAPLQCGDRLLINFSCHLLNEYGFELTYQVFLDHPERRSERPAAQALTRHVCIHPHTRKKIPLSPALGQCLEKWKDNPLISP, from the coding sequence ATGACCTATGCTCGCACCCTACGTTTAGGCGACACCGATGCTGCCGGAGTTGTTTATTTTGCCTCTTTGCTTTCCATTTGTCATGAAGCCTACGAATTTGCCCTAGAACAAGAAAACATTCCTTTACAAACTTTCCTCTCCCGTTCTGAAATAATTTTACCGATTGTTCATGCCGAAATTGACTTTTTTGCACCGCTCCAATGTGGCGATCGCCTCCTCATTAACTTTTCCTGCCATCTACTCAATGAATATGGTTTTGAGTTAACCTATCAAGTCTTTCTAGATCACCCCGAACGGCGATCGGAACGACCTGCGGCCCAAGCCCTAACTCGCCATGTTTGTATTCATCCCCACACCCGCAAAAAAATTCCCCTCAGCCCTGCTCTTGGTCAATGTCTAGAAAAATGGAAAGATAACCCCTTAATTTCCCCTTAA
- a CDS encoding ABC transporter permease — protein sequence MTAEFITRSPWQLAWQRFKRDRLALVGTVIFLLILLAVLIGPWVYRVPIDQIDFSQTAALPSWQHPLGTNDLGQDQLARLLVGGRISLTVGMTAMLVSITLGTVIGLLAGFYGGLIDTLLMRMTDLFLSLPQLPLLLLIVYLFRDAMKAIASPEIGIFLLVVLLIGGLNWMTVARLVRGNILKLREMEFMSAAIALGARPRRLIWQHLFPNVFNIIIVAATLAIGNAIITESTLSFLGLGFPPDVPTWGQMLYTAKDYLATAPQMVIFPGLAIFLTVVSINYIGDGLRDALSHR from the coding sequence ATGACGGCTGAATTCATCACTCGATCGCCTTGGCAATTAGCATGGCAACGTTTTAAACGCGATCGCCTGGCTCTAGTCGGAACGGTTATTTTTTTACTGATTTTACTAGCCGTTTTAATTGGCCCCTGGGTTTATCGGGTTCCGATTGATCAAATTGATTTTAGTCAGACGGCGGCTCTCCCCAGTTGGCAACACCCTTTGGGTACCAATGACCTAGGACAGGATCAATTAGCGCGATTATTGGTCGGTGGCCGCATTTCTCTAACGGTTGGCATGACAGCAATGCTGGTTTCGATCACCCTCGGCACAGTAATTGGCTTGTTAGCCGGTTTCTATGGCGGTTTAATTGACACGCTTTTAATGCGAATGACGGATTTATTTTTGTCTTTGCCCCAGTTGCCTTTATTACTGCTCATTGTCTATCTTTTTCGAGATGCGATGAAAGCGATCGCTTCTCCAGAAATTGGCATTTTTTTATTGGTCGTGCTACTCATTGGTGGTCTCAACTGGATGACCGTTGCTCGTTTGGTGCGGGGCAATATTTTAAAACTCAGGGAAATGGAATTTATGAGTGCGGCGATCGCCCTGGGAGCTAGACCGAGAAGATTAATCTGGCAACATCTTTTTCCCAATGTTTTCAACATCATTATTGTGGCGGCAACCTTGGCGATCGGCAATGCCATTATTACCGAATCAACCCTCAGCTTTTTAGGATTGGGATTTCCTCCCGATGTTCCCACCTGGGGACAAATGCTTTATACCGCTAAAGATTATTTAGCAACGGCTCCCCAGATGGTTATTTTTCCTGGATTAGCTATCTTTTTAACTGTTGTCAGTATTAATTATATAGGTGATGGTCTTCGGGATGCCTTGAGCCATCGATAA